From the Phyllobacterium sp. T1293 genome, the window CGCGCCTGCGCATCCGGCATGAAAGCCGGAACCGCTCGTCAAAAAGTGTGCAGTTGATTCGCTGCTCACGGGGCGTCTCCTTAACCTGACACGCTTGTATCCGCTTTCCAAAAAGAGTCAATTGTCCATGCAAAAGATAAGAATATGTCGTGTTACACACAATTTTGGACTTTTGCTGCCAAAAGCAGTCTTTGCTTTCGTGAATATTTGTTCAACACTTGGGCGGTGCATGGGGTGCATGACCTTTGGGGGGAGAGTTCCGGAGGACATTCACCGGCGTGAGATCAGTTGAGCCAATGGGCTTGGCCAATGAAATCCTGCGCAGTGACAAAACTGAGGATATGACCGGACCTTGGGGCCGGGCAAATGCTGTTTTCTGGGAGGAATAGAAATGGCAACCACTTCTGTGGCTGGCGACGCCAGCCGGGGTATGACGAGAGAAGAGAAGAAAGTTATCTTCGCTTCTTCTCTCGGAACTGTTTTCGAATGGTACGATTTTTACCTGTATGGTTCACTGGCAGCTTTCATCGGCGCGGCATTCTTCAGCGAGTATCCTGAAGCAACGCGTAATATCTTCGCGCTTTTGGCCTTTGCTGCCGGTTTTCTTGTCCGCCCCTTCGGTGCTCTGGTTTTCGGTCGTGTCGGCGATCTTGTCGGCCGCAAATATACCTTCCTCGTGACCATCCTGATCATGGGCCTGTCAACCTTTCTGGTGGGTATCCTGCCCGGCTCAGGTACATGGGGTATCGCCGCACCTATCATCCTGATCGTGCTTCGTATGCTGCAGGGTCTTGCACTTGGTGGTGAATATGGCGGCGCAGCAACCTATGTGGCGGAACACGCGCCAAATAATCGCCGCGGCTATTACACGTCCTGGATTCAGACAACCGCGACGCTCGGTCTCTTCCTGTCTCTCGTCGTCATTCTCATTGTCCAGAACTGGCTCGGGAAGGAAGCGTTCGCCGCGTGGGGCTGGCGTGTACCTTTCATCCTATCATTTCTCCTTCTTGGTGTTTCTGTCTGGATTCGTCTCTCTTTGAGTGAATCGCCAGCGTTCAAAAAGATGAAGGAAGAGGGCAAAGGCTCCAAGGCGCCGCTGACGGAAGCATTCGGCCAGTGGAAGAATGCCCGCATCGCCCTGCTTGCGCTCTTTGGTCTGACTGCGGGTCAGGCTGTTGTCTGGTATTCCGGCCAGTTCTATGCATTGTTCTTTTTGCAGAACGTGCTCAAAGTCGACGGTCAGTCCGTCAATATCATGATCGCAATTGCTCTGCTGCTCGGCACCGGCTTCTTCGTCTTCTTCGGCTGGTTGTCGGACAAGATTGGCCGCAAGCCGATCATCATGGCTGGTCTTGCTCTGGCAATCCTCACTTATTTCCCGTTGTTCCAGGCTTTGACCCGGGCCGCCAATCCTGCATTGGCACAGGCGGAAGCAACGGTTCGTGCGACCGTGACCGCGGCACCGGGTGACTGTACCTTCCAGTTCAATCCTGTGGGTACTGCCAAGTTCACCAGTTCGTGCGATATCGCCACATCGTTTTTATCCAAAAGTTCGGTGCCCTATGACGTTGTTGATGGTCCTGCCGGACAGCCAGCCACGATCAAGCTTGGCGATACGGTCATCCCGTCCTACGACGCTACTGCCGCTGGTGCCGATGCAGCTGCCAAGAATGCGGTCCTGACGCATGATTTGAACCTGGCTCTGCAGAAAGCCGGCTTCCCGCTCGTTCGCGCGCCTGCAAAAGTTGCTGATGCAAAGCTGGACGGGTTCATCAAAGCCAATCCGGAACTCAATCTCGATGCAGCAGCAATCCGGGCTGGCGAGAAGGTGGTTACGCCAGTGGCGGATCTCGTCAAAGCGAAGCTGGTGACTGCTGAACAAGCAGCTGGTGCAACCGAGATGGCTGTTTATAACATTCCGAATGGCGGTCTGTTCACCATGGTTGCAGATCCAAAGGCCGTCAATTGGCCAATGACCATTGCCATCCTGTTTGTTCTGGTGATTTACGTGACGATGGTCTATGGGCCGATTGCTGCGATTCTGGTCGAGATGTTTCCGACCCGTATCCGTTACACCGGCAT encodes:
- a CDS encoding MFS transporter — encoded protein: MATTSVAGDASRGMTREEKKVIFASSLGTVFEWYDFYLYGSLAAFIGAAFFSEYPEATRNIFALLAFAAGFLVRPFGALVFGRVGDLVGRKYTFLVTILIMGLSTFLVGILPGSGTWGIAAPIILIVLRMLQGLALGGEYGGAATYVAEHAPNNRRGYYTSWIQTTATLGLFLSLVVILIVQNWLGKEAFAAWGWRVPFILSFLLLGVSVWIRLSLSESPAFKKMKEEGKGSKAPLTEAFGQWKNARIALLALFGLTAGQAVVWYSGQFYALFFLQNVLKVDGQSVNIMIAIALLLGTGFFVFFGWLSDKIGRKPIIMAGLALAILTYFPLFQALTRAANPALAQAEATVRATVTAAPGDCTFQFNPVGTAKFTSSCDIATSFLSKSSVPYDVVDGPAGQPATIKLGDTVIPSYDATAAGADAAAKNAVLTHDLNLALQKAGFPLVRAPAKVADAKLDGFIKANPELNLDAAAIRAGEKVVTPVADLVKAKLVTAEQAAGATEMAVYNIPNGGLFTMVADPKAVNWPMTIAILFVLVIYVTMVYGPIAAILVEMFPTRIRYTGMSLPYHIGNGWFGGLLPATVFAMSAAKGDIYYGLWYPIVIAAMTLIIGLIFVRETKGEDLHDIK